In the genome of Dyadobacter fermentans DSM 18053, the window CGAGAAACGAAGCCAGAGCTCGAAATCGGCAGCCAGCGGATGCTGCTGGCTCACAAATCCGCCCGCCTGTTCCCACAAGCCGCGCCGCCAGAAAACGGATTCCTGCTGGACGAACCGTCCATCGAACATGCGCAAGCGCTTCGCCGACCAGCGTTGACCGTACGGCAGATCGTCGTAAACGAACGGTCGCCCGGCTTCATCAAAAAATGTATTACTTCCCATGATCCATTTCACATCGCGAAACCGTTCGAAAATTTGCGCCACCGTGAAAAGCGATTGCGCATGGTACATATCGTCGGCATTGAGCCAGGCCATAATGTCACCCGTTGAGCGGTCAAAACCCTTCTGCAATGCATGGTAGAGCCCATTATCCTTTTCACTCACCCAATACGCGAGCTGCGGCTCGTACTTACGGATGATCTCCACCGAACCGTCGGTGCTCCCGCCGTCGATGACAATGTATTCCAGGTTCGGATACCCTTGCGACAGCACCGAAAGAATGGTGTCTTCCAGGTAACCCGCCTGGTTGAACGACGGCGTCACAATGGTGATTTTAGGAAGAGACATATTTATATCAACACATTCATAAACAATGCATTAATCGACCAATAACCCGCAGAGCGATGGTTCCAGAACCTGCGCCTCCTGCTCGAACGCGCCGGATGACAGCACCATCAGAATGGCTCCCTGGGAGGTTTCCAACAACCGGTGCCGGTCCTGCGGAGACAGAAGCAGGCATTGGTCCGCCGTGGCGAGCGTGAAATGCTGCTCACCGCTACCGGCGTGGCTGCTGATATGGCAACTGCCTTTGAGACAAATAACCGCCTGCTCCACACCTTCTCCACCGGCATAATCGGGGCCATTTGCGTAGAAAATGCGTTTGATCTCAAATGGAATAACACGTTCGATCACGGTCAGGCTTCCGCGGGTGTCCGTAATAGTTTTCAGGTTGATTAACTGGGCCAATGGGTGTTTTAGATTAGGTTATGCCAATGCATTCTTTTTTGTATAATTCTTATATCGCCCACGCAACCCAAACTGTATACGTCGCGACAAACTGACTTTGATCCATTTTAAAACCATTGGCGGCTCATGGCAAACCGCGCCGGGACTGACCTTCGAAACCTGCGCCTCCGCCCGCGCGAGAGATTGGATATACGGCCCGTACACGAGCCGGATCGCATCCTCCGGAAGCCGGTATTGCTCCGCAGTGAGCCGGAAACTTCGTTCGGCGCAATAACGAAAATCGTGAAAATGATAAAAGATTAGCGGCGCATCGGCCCCGTTCGCGTGATGCACCATTACTTGCCCATGCACATTTTTGAATGTATGATCGAGCACATTCCAGGGCGCCAGGCCGCCTCCCGGGTGTTGCAGCACGTGCACGCCTTCGAAACGCTCGGTCCAGTCGTCGAGGTACTTCTGGTCGCCGAACTTACCATCCTCAAAACGCGCGTAGCACCAGTCCAGGCAGGCATTCATCCACCACGCCAACGCCGTGAGGCCTTGTTTTGTGTTTTTAAATGTAATGAACTGCACACAGTATATGCCGCTGTTTTCGGACTGATCGTGCTCCTGACTGTACCGGTGCGCGGTGATCAGCACGGAATTTTCGCCCATTTCGGCGGTTAGGACCGATGGATCGGCAAAAAACAGCAGGTCCGCATCGAGGTAAGTACAATGGTCGAGCGAAAAATGGTGGATACAATGCCAGATCGTGAATGAAGTGCAGGTCCAGCAGTACTCTCCGGGCGTCCGGCCGGGCTTCACGGCCAGGAGATCGGGGGTTTCGAATTCACCAAGGGAAATGACGGTCGCATTCGGCAGTTGCAATCGTCGCAGCACGGCGTCGCAATCGTCGTCGAACGCGAAAATATACAGATGAAAATCAGCGCCTTGCAAGAGCAGCGAGTTGTACATCGCCAATCCCCGCGAAAGGTAGCAAGAGTTGAAAAGGGTACAAAAATTCTGCATTCAGGTATGTTAGGGGTCGAAGAGGGTAGCTTCAATCACAAATATCAGCGATATATTGCTAATCTGATGCGCCCCGCAGGTGATAAAATAATATATTCCTGACCATTTTCCAGGCTACTTGGTTGCAAAGCGCTTTCAGAAATAATTGACTTACAGTTACATAATAATGATTTGACTCATTATCACCGACTTGGCAATGCTAAGATCGTATTATACAGGAGTTACTTATTAATGCCGTACATTGCAGCCGATTCCAACAGAAACTTATGTCGTTTTTTAAACAGAAGAAGAAAAACCCTTACGGCTGGTTTGGTGACTATCAGAAGTGGGAAGCATTAACCGCACTCTCGGGCGGATACGAGGCGGGAGCTATTTTGGATAAAACCAAGAATGCCCTGCTGAAAGTAAAGAACGGCGAGGCCGTGTACGAGCGGGATTCGGTGCTGTTCGATAAGAAGATTTACCCCTACTCCGTCATTTCAGCATTGCTTTACACTGCCATTGAATGCGGCAATAACCTGACTGTCCTGGATTTCGGCGGATCATTGGGAAGCACCTATTATCAGGTCAAAGATGTCATCCCAAAAGCCGTGCAGCTGCATTGGAGCGTTGTTGAACAGGAAAACTACGTTCGCAGCGGAAAAGCGGTTTTCGAAGACGATGTGCTGCGGTTCCACTTCACGATCGCCGAAAGCGAGGCAGCGAAGAAAGCCGACGTACTGCTGCTGTCGAGCGTGGTCCAGTACCTGGAAAAACCGCACGCGTTTCTGGAAGATATCAAACAGTACAATTTTAAATACATCCTCATCGACCGCACGGCGTTCGTCAACACCGAACGGCCCGACCGGCTAACGCTCCAAATCGTACCGCCGGAGATCTACGAGGCGCGGTATCCGGCCTGGTTCTTCAACGAACAGCAGTTTCTGGCGCATTTTGAGGGCTACGAAATCAAAATGGAATTTGACTCTTTCGTGGCGGGTGAGCAGGAAATGGAAATCGACCACGTGAAGGCCGGCTACGACAAAGGTTTTTTCCTGATCAAAAAGTGAGGCAGCGCGCTATTTGCCCTGCCGGCTCACCATTTCATTGATCCAAATGGGCGCGAAGGGTGACGTGCAACCCTTGGAAACGGGGTAATCGCGGTAAATGCCGAGCTTCTCGCCTATTGCGAGCGCGCGGGCGCGAAGCTCCGGAAAGTGGATGCCGATTTGCGCCAGCGTGGTGTTCATCGTCCATTGTGCCTCGGAAGGGGCCGTCGGCATTTCGGATTCGATACGGTCGAGCAGGCCGGGAATGTCGAGGCCTTCGGGTTCGCGGGTGACGCGGCCGGCGGTGAGGCTCCACCCGGCGCGGGCAGCCCAGGGGTAACCGGAATTCATCCAGGCCTCGCGCAGTTCCTCTTTTTGCGGATGCTCCTTGATAATGTAAGAAGAAAGCCAATCGGCCACCCAGAAATAGTTGACGCTGTGCACGAGGCGGTCGAGCTCGCCGACGGACAGCAGCTTGGGCTTCATGACCAGCATTGCCAGCAGTTGCGCTTCGATATTCCCCGTGTCCCACAAGGCGAGGCCCAGTTGCTGATCGGATTTGATTTTGCTGGCGATGGACCGGATATCGCCCATTTTCACGCCAAACTGATTATCGTGCGCGCCATTCTTCTTATTCATGGCGCGCACCTTTTCGTTCCCAAGCGATTCCAGTTTTGCTAACGCTTCTTCGACGGTCATTTTGCTTCAATTTTCGGATAGCGAAGTTGACCATCCGTTAGATAACCGATAAAGGCTTTTGGGACAAAAAACTCCTTACGGTTCTACTTCAACGATCATTTCGATCTCCACGGCAATGCCGGAAGGCAGTGAAGCCACGCCGATGGCCGAACGGGCGTGTTTGCCGCTCTCGCCGAAAACCTCGACCATGAAATCGGTGAAGCCGTTGATCACCTGCGGCTGCTGGGTGAGCGTGGGCGTCGAGTTCACGAGGCCAAGCACTTTCACGACTCTTTTGACTTTATTCAAATCGCCGATCTCGTTTTTCAATGCGGCCAGCAAAGCCACCCCGCAAAGTTTGGCAGCCTCTTTGCCCTGCTCCACGCTGAGGTTATCCCCTACTTTTCCAAGGATCTGTCCGCCGCCGGGCTTGTCGGGACCGTGGCCCGAAAGATAAATAAGATTGCCCACACGCACAGCGGGGAGGATGTTTCCTTTACCGGGCTTGGGTTTCGCTAAGGAGATTCCCAGCTCGGTCAGCTTTTTCTCAACATCGGGACGGGTTTGTGCATTCCCCTGAAAAGCGACTGCCAAAAACAGCATCAGGGACGCAGCGAATGAAGTTGGTTTTAACATGATAGGTTTAGTTAATCTATTAATTATGGCCAAAAGTAGCAATCATTCCGCAGTAAGCCCAGCCGAAGCCATAAAGTAATCCTTCCTCTACACCTAACCGCCAGGCTACCAGCCAGGCACCCCCCGGGCTTCCAGCGGGCTACCGCCGGGGTCACATTATGATATTGTTAAATAGCATTTCGCGGAAAGCCCAAGTACGAACGATTGACCAATTTTGCGGCCCTAAAACCGGAACTAACTTAATCCAATCACCATAAAAATCATCTACACCCATATGGATCGATGTAAAGAAAGGTGGCCGCTGCGTGCAGGCACCTTACAAAAATCGATTGCCCACGCAGCGCTGATCGCCCTGATCGGCGGCACGAGCTGGGCATCCCCGGCGATCGAAACCGGCCTGAAAACAAGCAGGACCCACCGGAACTTCGCTCAGGCCGACCGCCAGATCAAAGGCCGCGTTACCGACGGCGATACGCCCGACGGTATCCCCGGCGTGAATGTCGTGATCAAAGGCAGCCAGACAGGCACCGTGACCGACGCCAGCGGAAATTACACCCTCGACATCCCCGATGGCGGCGCGACACTCGTGTTTTCCTACGTTGGCTATATCAGCCAGGAAATTCCCTCCGGCACCCGCAGCACGATCGACGTGGCATTGAAGGCCGACACCAAGTCGCTGAACGAAGTGGTGGTGGTAGGTTACGGCACCCAAAAGAAGGTGAACCTGACCGGCGCCGTAGACCAGGTGGGCCAGGAAGTACTGCAAAACCGTCCAATCCCGAACCTTGCGCAAGGCCTCGTGGGCGTGGTACCCAACCTGAACATCCGTATGTTGGACGGAAAGCCGACGCAATCGCCGTCGTTTAACGTCCGCGGTACGACGTCCATCGGCCAGAACGGAAGCGCCCTCGTGCTTATCGACGGTGTGGAGGGCGACCCGCGCATGCTCAACCCGCAGGACATTGAAAGCATTTCGGTGCTGAAAGACGCCGCTTCGGCGTCCATTTACGGTGCACGCGCGGTTTTCGGCGTGGTGCTCATCACCACCAAACCGGCACCGGAAGGCAAAATGCGGATTTCCTATACGGCCAACTACTCGATCAAGTCACCGACCGAGGTGCCCGACAATATCGTGGATTCCTATCCGTGGGCGCAGGGTTTCAGCGACGCATGGTCGCGCTGGAACGACAACGGCAGCACGCCGACGGCGATCAACAAGACGATCAGCTTCTCACCTGCCTATTTGGCCGAGATCAAGCGCCGGTATGAAGACCCATCGCTTCCAAAAGTGGAAGTGAACCCCACCACGGGCGAGTACCAGTATTATTACAGCACGGATTGGTACAAGGAGCTGTACAAGAAGAATTTCAGCGCCCAGGATCACGCCCTGTCCATCGCCGGCGGCACCGACAAGGCTACCTACCTGCTGAGCGGCCGGTTCAATAACCAGGACGGCTTGTTCCGCTACAATACCGACAAATACAGCATGTACAACTTCCGCGGAAAAGGCGGTATACAGCTGACATCGTGGCTGCGCGTGGATAACAATACCGAGTTTTCGCAATTGAAATATCACCAGCCATTGAACGTGGGAGAAGGAAGCGGTATTTACCGGAACATCGCCGACGAAGGCCACCCGTTGGCCCCGCTTCGTAACCCCGACGGAACGCTCTCATTCTCGGCAGCCTACACGGTGGGTGACTATTATTATGGTAAAAATGCGATCGACCAGACGCGCCGCTTCCTGAAAAACCAGACAGCCCTCAAAGCACAGTTTTTCGAAAAGGCATTGACCATCCGGGGTAACCTCACGTTCCAGAGCACCGACCTGGCTACCAACCAAAAGCGCGTGCAGGTGCCTTACAGCCGTACCAAGGGCGTGATTGGCTACACGGGAACGAACACCAACGACCTTGCCGAAGGCCGCAACACGATTAACTACCTGGCTACCAACCTTTATGCCGACTACGTGAAGTCGTTCAACAACACGCATAACTTCACTTTGCTGGGCGGTTTCAACTACGAGCGCTCGGTCACCGACAGCATTTACGCGCAGCGCAACGGAATCGTGTACAGCGACGCCGACAACATCAACCTGGCACTCGGCCAGAGCGTGACCACGGCGGGCCGTTACCGCAAATGGGCCATTGCGGGTGGTTTCTTCCGGTTGAACTACAACTTCCGCGAGCGCTACCTGCTCGAATTGAATGGCCGCTACGACGGTTCGTCGAAATTCCCGACCGACCAGCAATGGGCGTTTTTCCCGTCGGTATCTGCCGGATGGCGCGTGTCCGAGGAGCCATTCTGGAAGGTTAATCCCAAAGTCATTTCCAACATCAAGGTCCGCGCTTCTTACGGTTCGCTGGGTAATGGCAACATCGATCCTTACTCTTTCTACGAGAAATTCGGCATTACGCAATCGGGTCGCGTGATCAATGGCATTCGTCCGCAAACGACCAGCATGCCGGGCGTGGTACCAAACGGACTGACCTGGGAAACATCCACTACCGCCAACTTTGGTCTGGATTTCCATGCGCTGAACAGCCGCCTGCAATTCTCTGGGGACATTTACCAGCGCAAAACGACGGACATGTTCACCGTAGGCCCGACTGTCCCCGCAGTTTTTGGAACGACCGTTCCAAAAGGCAACTATGCCGATTTGAAAACCAATGGCTGGGAGCTTTCGATCAACTGGGACGACCTGTTCAACGTGGGTTCGAAGCCATTCCACTACAACGTGCGGGTGACTTTGGCGGACTACAAGGCTTACATTACCAAATACAACAATCCCGACAAAAACCTGACCGACTACTACGAAGGCCAGCGCGTGGGTGAAATATGGGGCTACAAAGTGGCGGGCCTGTTCCGTTCGGAAGCTGAAATCGCGGAATCGCCATCGCAGAGCAACATTCCGAACACCAACACCCGCAAAAACTATCCGGGCGACCTCAAATTCCAGAACCTGGACGGCGACAACGTCATTTTCCAGGGCCTGAACCGCGTGGGCAACTCGGGTGACAAAACGATCATCGGTAACTCCGAGCCGCGTTATACTTACGGTGTAAACCTCAACAGCGACTGGAACGGGTTCTTCCTGGGCGCATTTTTCCAGGGTGTGCTGAAACAAAACTGGTACCCATCGGGCGAAGCGCGTTTCTGGGGACAATACAACCGGCCTTACAACGCCTACCCGCGCTGGCACCAGGACAATATGTTCCGCGAAGAGCTGGGTAATTTCGATGCTTACCTGCCGCGCCTCGTAGGCTACACGGCACAAGGCACCGGACGAGCATTGCAAGTGGCCAACGACCGCTTCATGCAGAATGTGGGGTATATCCGGTTGCGAAACCTGCAAATCGGCTACACGATTCCAGAGCGCATTACCTCGAAAATCCACGCCCGCGACCTGAAGGTGTACCTTTCGGGCGAAAACCTCTGGACGTGGTCGCCATTGTACAAATGGACGCGTGACACCGACGTGACGAGCATTATCGGCTCCGACCGCGACCTCAGCGGCGGCGCAAGCGGCGATGGTTACAATTACCCGATGTTGAAATCCGTATCGATCGGATTGTCACTCAACTTTTAATGGAATTTTTATGAAGACAAATAAAATACTTAGCTATACCCTTGCCGCGATGCTGCTCGCCACGGCAAGCTCCTGCGACCTGAACGAGGTGCCGGTGGATACCGCTACCAACGAAGCGGTGTTCAGCTCGGAAGCGGGCCTGGAACTTTACGCCAATTCATTTTATGACCTGCTCCCCAACACGGACGTGGGCGTGTTCCAGATTGACGACAACTCCGACCTCGTGGCCCGCAACGGCGTGGACGATTACCTCGCTGTGAATGCATTGAGCCCCATTACCAGCAGTGGATGGACCTGGACGCAGCTACGTAATATCAATTATTACATTGAAAATACGCAGAAAAGCACCGTCGCTACCAAAAACCATTACCTCGGCGTGGCGCGCTTTTTCCGGGCGTTGTTTTATTTTGAGAAGGTCAAAAGATTCGGTGATGTGCCCTGGATCGAAGAAACCATTGATGTGAACGACGATGCGGCGCTTTACGGCGCGCGCATGAACCGCTACGAGGTGATGGACAAAGTGCTGGCCGACCTGAACTTCGCGATCGAGAACATTACACTCACCTCCGACCCGTCGGTTACGCGCATTACCAAAAATGTAGCCCGCGCCTACAAGACCCGCATTGCCTTGTTCGAGGCGTCGTGGCGCAAGTACCATACCGAAGACAACAAGCAGTCGACGGCCGATGCGTGGTATGAAGAGGTAGTTAAAGAAGCGAATGCGATCAATGGTTACACGCTGCATTCGACGGTGGCCGACAAGTCGTACCGCGAGCTGTTCCTTGCCAAAACGGCTTTCGCCGACGAATCGATCCTTTCCGTAGCGCTGAGCGCCAGCTTGCAGGTGTACAGCTCGGCCAACCGCCGGTTTATCAGCCCTACTTATGGTAACCGCCCAAGCCTCACGCGCCGTTTTATCAACACCTACCTTAACCTGGATGGAACGCCATTCACCAGCAAGGCAGGCTACGAAACGACGCCGTTTGTGGAAGAGGTCAAAAACCGCGATCTGCGCCTGAAACAAACCATCCGCACGGGCGATTACACCCGCACGGAAAACGGCCTGCCCGTGATCGCGCCGCCGAATTTCAGCCAGACCAACACCGGCTACCAGCCCATCAAATGGTGCTACGACGAACGTTTCCCGTTCGACGACGAAAGCCGCAACGACAATGCGCACATCGTGATGCGCTATGCCGAAGTGCTGCTCAACAAAGCCGAAGCATTGGCCGAGCTCGGCAAAATGACCGCCGAAGACTGGACTACGACCATTGGTGCCCTCAGAAAGCGTGCAGGCATTACCGGCGCCACGCTCACGACGCTGCCTACCAAGGCCGATCCCTACATGGTATCGTTCTTCGGCGGCAAATTCAGCAACCCGGTGCTGCTTGAAGTACTGCGCGACAGAGGTACGGAAATGGTATTCGAAGGCCTGCGCCCCGACGACCTGAGAAGATGGAAGCTCGGCAAGTTGTTCCAGGACGCGCCGATGAACGGCATGTACGTGCCCGCCCTCGGCGAATACGACCTGAACGGCGACGGCAAAAACGATGTGTACTTTTACCAGGGCACCAAACCCACGTCGACCACGCCGGGCATCGCATTCGTGGACGTAACCCCGTCCACAGCCGTTGGCCGCGTTCAGCTTTCGAAAGGCACTTCCGGAGAGGTTATATGGAATCCCGGCCAACGCGAATGGGCGGATAAGAAATACCTCTACCCCATTCCCGAGGCCGACCGGATCAGAAACCCGGCCCTGGGCCAGAACCCGGGCTGGTAAGCGTCAGTTCATTCGAATTACAAAAGAGGTTGTCCCGAACGGCAACCTCTTTTTTTTTGTAAAAAATTATTTTACATACAAAATATGAATTTAATCAAACAATAATACATACATTTACTGAATAAATACATTAAACCGTTGGCTGCCAAATGAAAGGGACCAACCTGGGGGAGTTTGAAGAGCTGGTATTGCTCACGATCGCGGCATTGGGCCGGGAGGCATACAGCGTGGCCATTTGCGACGAGCTCGAACGATACACCGGCCGCTCGGCTAAGCTGGGCGTGGTGCATGCCGTGCTCAATCGGCTGGAAGAAAAAGGGCTTGCGAAAAGCCAGCTCGGCGACGCCAGCGCCACTCGCGGCGGCAAGCGGAAGCGGTATTACGAAGTGAGCCACGCAGGCAAGGTGGCGCTCATGCGTGCGAAGGAGCTGCGCGAAACGATCTGGCGCAACATTCCCGGCTTTAACCTCGAAGGTTCGATATGAAAAAGCCCGACCCGCAACCACCGCAATGGGCCACGCGCTTCCTGCGCTGGTACTGCCGGCCCCGCCTGCTCGAAGACCTCGAAGGCGACCTCTACGAATATTTCCGGCGCAATGTCCGCGACAAAGGCGCCCGGCGCGCCCGGTTCATTTATATGATCGACGTCGTCAAGTTTCTCCGGCCGTACACCGTGCGCAAAATCGAAATCTTCACCTTTCTAACCCATTTCATGATGATCGGCAGCTATTTCAAAACCTCGCGGCGCAGCCTGGTGCGCAACAAACTGTTTTCGGTGATCAACATCATTGGTCTGGCCGTGAGCATGGCTGTGGGCTTATTGGTGATCTCTATTGTGAACGATTTGCGCTCCTATGACGATTTTCACGAGAAGAAAGATCGCACATACCGGATAATCACGCGGCATGCCGGCGATGGGCAGTCACCGATGGACCTGGCTTCCACCTCGGTGCGCATCGGGCAGCGGCTCAAAGAAAATGTGCCGGGCGTGGAAGATTTCACACTCCTGCGCACGGGATTTTCGGGTGATGCACAAATCGGCAAAAACACCTTCCCGCTGGAAGCGATCTGGGCCGACCATTCGTTTTTCAAGGTATTCACCTTTCCGCTCGTTGCCGGCGATCCGGCTACGGCGCTGAAAGAGCCATTTTCACTCGTAGTGAGCGAAAAAACGGCCGAGCGGCTTTTCGGCAAATCCAACCCGCTGGGCCAGACCGTCCGCTTCGATACGCTGGATTACCAGGTGACCGGCGTGGCGAAGGAAGTTCCAAGCCTGTCGCACCTGCGTTTCGACGCGCTGGTATCATTTGCCACCGCCGACGCAACGATGGGTAAAAAGGAAGACTGGTTTTATGATTGGGATAATGTGTGGTCCAATTACGTGTACCTCACCGTGCCCCGGGGCGGCAGCACAGGCAATGTGCAGCGCACACTGGATCAGATCAGTGCGGAGGAAAACAAGGCCATGGAGAACCTCAAAGTGACCGTGTCGCTGCAACCATTAAAGAATATCGCTTTGGGAAAGGATCTTTCCAACAATCTCGGCCCTGAAACCGAGCCGGTTACGCTCTGGATTCTTGGCGGGCTGGCATTGGTGATCATTCTTTCGGCCTGTTTCAACTACACCAACCTGTCGATCGCCCGTTCGCTCCGGCGGTCGCGCGAGGTGGGGGTACGCAAGATCATCGGTGCCCGAGCGGGGCATGTCGTCGGGCAGTTCATTGCCGAAGCGGTGATGATCGCATTTCTTGCATTGCTGCTCTCGTTTGGCCTGTACCTGCTGCTGCGCAAGGAGTTTTTCGCCCTCGACCCGCATATTTCGCAGATATTCACCCTTGAACTATCGACCCGATCCTGCTGTATTTCATTGCATTAGCGGCATTCACTGGCCTCGTGGCGGGCTTTCTGCCGGCGGTGTTTTTTTCCAAAATCAATGCAATGTCCGTGATGAGAGATGCCGGCGGGCTCAAAGTCTTTAAGCATATCGGGCTAAGAAAGGCACTTATCGTGGTGCAATACACATTATCCCTGATTTTTATCGCCACCACGGCCGTGGGTTACAGCCAATACAAAGGTTTCCTGAACTTTGACCTGGGTTTCAACACCGAAAACATCCTGAATATCAAGCTCCGCGGCACCGATGCATCCGTACTGCGCGAAGATCTGGCGGCGATACCGGACGTGAAGCGGCTGTCGCAATCGAGCATGGTGACGAGCGTAGGCAGCATTTTTGGAGATTATACCAAATACATCCCCGGCGATTCCGCGCTGGTGTGGATGAACACGGTCGACGAGCATTACCTGCCCATTCATGGACATAAACTGCTCGCCGGGACGAATTTCATGCTACGCCCCGAAAAAGGGAACGAATCAGAAGTGATTGTGAATCAGAAGCTTTTAAAACGGTTCAACATTGCCGATCGCGATCCGCGGAAAGCTTTGGGTAAAATATTAACCGTGGGCAAACAGAAGCTGACGATCGTGGGTGTGCTCAAAGACTTTCATTACGGGACGGTCGAAAACAAGATCGAGCCCGTGATGTTCCGCTATTCCCGCAGCGAGCCCTGGGGTTATCTCAACCTCCAAATCGCGTCCGGCGACCTTACGGCCACAATGGCGCGCATCGAAGAAGCCTGGAAACGGTTCGATAAGGTGCATCCGCTCAAAGCCGTTTTCTACGACGACCAGATCGAGCGTACGTACAGCCAGTTTTCCATGATGTTGAAGGCAATCGGGCTGCTGGCCTTTCTGGCGATTTGCATTGCCTCGCTCGGGTTGTTCGGCATGGTGGTGTTCACCACGGAAACGAAGCTCAAAGAAATCAGCATCCGCAAAGCGCTGGGCGCCAGCGAGCCGGGCCTCATATTCCTGCTTTGCCGCGGGTTTCTGACACTCCTCGCCGTTGCCGGGCTGATTGCGCTCCCGGCCACTTACCTGCTCTTCGACCAGTTGGTGCTCGCGCGCTTTGCTTACCACCAGCCTATCGGCATGATTGAGCTGATCGGCGGAACGGTCGTGGTCATGCTGCTCGCGCTGCTGATGATCGGCTCGCAAACGGCGCGCGCGGCACGGTCCAATCCGGCAAAAGTCCTGAAAAGCGATTAGAGCAGGACAATCAACGGGTTGTTTCCCGTAACTTGCGCCACGGCCCCGAAAAACATCCGCCCGCAAGGCGGAGGCCGCAGCTAAGCTCTTTAATATGAAAATACAATTCTTATCCGCGCTTTGTGTGAGCGCGATGCTTTACGGCTGTGCCGGCAGCAAACCCGGACCGGCCGCTTCCGGCGCAAATACCATGGACGTTTCCATCGACCTGGTGAATGTCCAGTCCGACCGTGTGCGTGTGACGGTGACGCCACCTGCACAATCCGAAGAAACAGCCACTTATAACTTCCCGAAAATCATCCCGGGCACGTACGCGATCGCCGACTATGGCCGGTATATCAGTAATATTGAAGCATTTGATAAAAAAGGAAAACCCTTGCGCATCACGCGCACCGATTCCAACACGGTGAGCATTACGCCCGGCCGCAAACTGGCCCGTCTCTCCTACCTGGTGGACGACACGTTCGACACAGAAAAGGAGAGCGATACATTTTCGGAAACCGGCAACACGATATTTTCGCCCGCAGGGACCAATATCGACGCCGGAAAGCATTTCCTGCTTAATATGGCCGGGTTTGTCGGCTATTTTTCAGGACAAACCGAGACGCCTTACCGCATCACCGTCAACCATCCCGAAACACTCTACGGCACCACCGCGCTCGTGGACAGCGACGACGATGCCCGCCGGGATGTGTTCACGCTTGCCCGCTATCCCGATGTGATCGACAATCCCGTGATGTACGCTGCGCCCGACACCTCGGCATTCAAGGTCGACGGCATGGAAGTGCTGATCGGCGTGTATTCGCCGCGCGGGAATGTGCGCGCCTCCGCATTGCGCCCCGACGTAGAAAAGATGATGCGCGCCCAGAAAAAATTCCTGGGAAAGATCAATGACACGCCGAAATACGCGGTGTTGACCTACATTTCCTCGGGCGCGGCGAACGATGCCAAAGGCATTGGGGCGTTGGAACACAATGCATCCACGACGGCAGTTTTCCGGGACCCGATGAAAAGCAAGGACCTGATCCACGTGATCAGCCACGAGTTTTTTCACACCCTCGCCCCGTTGAAAGTACATTCGAAAGAAATCCATTATTTCGATTTCAACAACCCGAAAATGAGCCAGCATTTATGGTTCTACGAGGGTGTAACGGAGTATTTTT includes:
- a CDS encoding glycosyltransferase family 2 protein, which gives rise to MSLPKITIVTPSFNQAGYLEDTILSVLSQGYPNLEYIVIDGGSTDGSVEIIRKYEPQLAYWVSEKDNGLYHALQKGFDRSTGDIMAWLNADDMYHAQSLFTVAQIFERFRDVKWIMGSNTFFDEAGRPFVYDDLPYGQRWSAKRLRMFDGRFVQQESVFWRRGLWEQAGGFVSQQHPLAADFELWLRFSRLERLYTTSFLLGGFRFRTENQKSYEQRAEYLREVRQLLAAEKSDKGSVSVLRLLLFFIQWVPKRKWRNRLIVRLLNLPPAIVFDRAQGMKFNEAL
- a CDS encoding sugar 3,4-ketoisomerase translates to MAQLINLKTITDTRGSLTVIERVIPFEIKRIFYANGPDYAGGEGVEQAVICLKGSCHISSHAGSGEQHFTLATADQCLLLSPQDRHRLLETSQGAILMVLSSGAFEQEAQVLEPSLCGLLVD
- a CDS encoding methyltransferase, TIGR04325 family, with the protein product MSFFKQKKKNPYGWFGDYQKWEALTALSGGYEAGAILDKTKNALLKVKNGEAVYERDSVLFDKKIYPYSVISALLYTAIECGNNLTVLDFGGSLGSTYYQVKDVIPKAVQLHWSVVEQENYVRSGKAVFEDDVLRFHFTIAESEAAKKADVLLLSSVVQYLEKPHAFLEDIKQYNFKYILIDRTAFVNTERPDRLTLQIVPPEIYEARYPAWFFNEQQFLAHFEGYEIKMEFDSFVAGEQEMEIDHVKAGYDKGFFLIKK
- a CDS encoding DNA alkylation repair protein is translated as MTVEEALAKLESLGNEKVRAMNKKNGAHDNQFGVKMGDIRSIASKIKSDQQLGLALWDTGNIEAQLLAMLVMKPKLLSVGELDRLVHSVNYFWVADWLSSYIIKEHPQKEELREAWMNSGYPWAARAGWSLTAGRVTREPEGLDIPGLLDRIESEMPTAPSEAQWTMNTTLAQIGIHFPELRARALAIGEKLGIYRDYPVSKGCTSPFAPIWINEMVSRQGK
- a CDS encoding RidA family protein, with protein sequence MLKPTSFAASLMLFLAVAFQGNAQTRPDVEKKLTELGISLAKPKPGKGNILPAVRVGNLIYLSGHGPDKPGGGQILGKVGDNLSVEQGKEAAKLCGVALLAALKNEIGDLNKVKRVVKVLGLVNSTPTLTQQPQVINGFTDFMVEVFGESGKHARSAIGVASLPSGIAVEIEMIVEVEP